One Plasmodium berghei ANKA genome assembly, chromosome: 13 genomic region harbors:
- a CDS encoding SNARE protein, putative, protein MSGISGPLPSNESTNRIAIYGILIYKYNSSHPIFLSASVDLSSFPFFHRSSLKEHIFFHSRLVCSRTQKGNREVIELESGIGHLHIYTNKENDISVLVLTTKSYPMRIAFGLIDNTQKIFQQKCRGQYEHVISDLSEGMLFTTELNELLKKYQNPLEADRLSRVQKDLDEVRDVMLKNIEDLLQRGEKLDDLMKKSQDLSNSSYQFYRQAKKNNQCCKLY, encoded by the exons atgaGCGGTATATCAGGCCCCCTTCCAAGCAATGAAAGCACAAATAGGATTGCAATTTATggaatattaatatataaatataattccTCTCATcctatttttttgtctGCTAGTGTAGATTTATCATCATTTCCATTCTTTCATAGATCTTCGTTAAAagaacatattttttttcattcaaGATTAGTATGTAGTAGAACACAGAAAGGAAATAGGGAAGTTATTGAATTAGAATCAGGGATTGGCCATctacatatttatacaaacaaagaaaatgatataagTGTTTTAGTATTGACTACTAAATCATATCCTATGAGAATTGCCTTTGGTTTAATAGACAATactcaaaaaatatttcaacaAAAATGTAGAGGACAATATGAGCATGTCATTTCAGATTTGAGTGAAGGTATGTTATTTACGACTGAGCTAAATGAATTGTTAAAGAAATATCAAAACCCTTTAGAAGCTGATCGACTTTCAAGAGTACAAAAAGATCTTGATGAAGTTAGAGATGTTAtgcttaaaaatattgaggACCTTTTACAAAGGGGTGAAAAACTTGATgatttaatgaaaaagagTCAAGACCTTTCTAATTCATCCTACCAGTTTTACAG gCAAGCCAAGAAAAACAATCAATGCTGCAAATTGTATTGA
- a CDS encoding dihydrofolate synthase/folylpolyglutamate synthase, putative, whose protein sequence is MEGDIKTYNECLEQLYKTHSIKLGLGCTKKLSELFGNPYKNYKTIHVAGTNGKGSVCHKIYLGLKLKNYKVGIFSSPHIFSLRERIIVNDEPISENDLIALVNEVFKKAKKINSSPTFFEIITLVAFIYFSNKNVDYAVIETGLGGRLDATNILEKPELVIITSIGYDHLNILGNDLNQICNEKIGIFKKDAQVIIGPSVSIYINVFEKAKELNCNIHIVPPEPRGETYNEENTRIAIESLKILNINVDSVLKSIIPIKPPLRIQYLAEEQMEHIKKKYTQMEMIENNTILSYPNAVIMDVGHNETAIDRLCRDVNCFHKDKIIRVCISLTKPRNLNIFQPLIAQFPDVLKDVFYLPSVNERTYDFDEIVEMINDDAYIDRELKKHILNSSKKVNRWLIAEKEKIGNLIDNNKLYKRGTIPLIVRNAFLECCKDNSVLVICGTFFIFEEVLKSFDIYSGMQDTIFMNEPSVV, encoded by the exons TATAAAAACGTATAATGAATGTTTGgaacaattatataaaacgCACTCAATCAAACTAGGCCTTGGATgtacaaaaaaattgagTGAATTATTTGGTAATCCTTATAAGAATTATAAAACTATTCATGTAGCTGGTACAAATGGGAAAGGATCGGTGTgtcataaaatttatttaggactcaaattaaaaaattataaagtgggaatattttcatctcctcatatattttccttaAGAGAAAGAATAATTGTAAATGATGAACCAATAAGTGAAAATGATTTAATCGCTTTAGTTAATGAAGTATTTAAAAAAgcaaagaaaataaattcgaGTCCaacattttttgaaattatAACTCTAGTtgcttttatatatttttctaataaaaatgtagatTATGCAGTTATTGAAACTGGACTAGGAGGAAGATTGGATGCAACCAACATTTTGGAAAAACCAGAATTAGTTATAATTACATCAATTGGTTATgatcatttaaatatattaggaAATGATTTGAATCAAATAtgtaatgaaaaaattggaATATTTAAGAAGGATGCTCAAGTTATAATCGGTCCATCCgtttctatatatataaatgtttttGAAAAGGCAAAAGAATTAAATtgtaatatacatattgtTCCCCCAGAACCTAGAGGGGAAACGtataatgaagaaaatacgAGAATAGCTATAGAatctttaaaaatattaaatataaatgtagaTAGCGTTTTAAAATCAATCATTCCTATCAAACCTCCACTGAGAATACAATATTTAGCTGAAGAACAAATGgagcatataaaaaaaaagtacaCACAAATGGAAAtgatagaaaataatactatTTTATCTTATCCTAATGCTGTTATAATGGATGTGGGTCATAATGAAACCGCTATTGATAGACTATGTCGAGATGTTAACTGTTTTCATAAagacaaaataataagagTGTGCATATCTCTAACTAAACCTAggaatttaaatatattccaACCATTAATTGCACAATTTCCTGATGTCTTAAag GATGTTTTTTACTTGCCATCAGTCAATGAGCGGACATATGACTTTGATGAAATTGTGGAAATGATAAATGATGATGCATACATAGATCGTGAATTAAAGAagcatatattaaatagtTCAAAAAAAGTTAACCGATGGTTAATAGcagaaaaggaaaaaattgGAAATTTAATTGATaacaataaattatataaaagag gtACAATTCCTCTTATTGTAAGAAATGCATTTTTGGAGTGCTGCAAAGACAATTCTGTTCTGGTCATATGTGgcactttttttattttcgaGGAAGTTTTAAAATCTTTTGATATATACTCAG gCATGCAagatacaatttttatgaacGAGCCATCAGTAGTATAG